The genomic stretch TTCGGTTCGCCGACCACCACCATGGTGAGGGTCTCGGGTTTGAGCAGACTCCTCGCCACCCGGTTGGCGTCTTCAAGGGTCACCGCCTCGATGTAGGAATTGCGCTTGTTCAGATAGTCAATGCCCAGACTGTCCAGTTGCATGCTGACGAGAATGGAAGCGATATGCTGACTTGAGGAAAAGCGAAGAGGGAACGAGCCGGTGAGGTAGGTCTTGGTATCGGCCAGTTCTTTTTCGCTTATCCCCTGCTCGGCCATCTTTCGCCATTCTTCACGCACCAGACGCAGGGTCTCGGCGACGGCGGCGTTGGCGGTGCCGGCGGAACCGGAAACCAGGGCGGCGGCGTCAAGAGGATACAAGTAGCTATGGATGGAATAGGCAAGGCCCCGCTTGTCGCGCACCTCGCTGAACAGCCGCGAGCCGAAGCCGCCTCCGCCCAGCACATGATTGATGATAAAGGCGGCATAGAAATCGGCGTCATTGCGCTTCAGCCCCTGCTGGGCGAAGCTGACGGCGCTTTGCGGCACCGGCTTGGCGATGACGACGGTGCGTCCGTCGGATGCGGGCCTGGTTTGAGGAATCTCCCAGGGCGCAGCCTTCGCCGGCAACCCGCCGAAGGTTGATTCTATAATCCGGGAAAGTTCATCGGGAGTTATGTCGCCGACGGCGCCGATCACCAGATTGTCGCGGGCCAGCCGCCCCTTGGCGAAAGCTCTGATGTCTTCAATGGTAACGGCGCTGATGCTCTCAGGCGTACCCTCCACCGGACGCCCGTAGGGGTGTCCGGGGAACAGAACGGCCATCAGCTTGCGCCCGGCGATTTTGCTCGGGTCCTCCATGCTTACTCTCAATGCGGCCAGTATCTGATCGCGGATGCGCGAAACCGGCTCTTGATCAAAGCGCGGCGCGGTCAGTGCGAGATGCAACAATTCAAAGGCCTGATCGCGGGTGGCGGTCAGCGTCTCCACTCTGCCGGTGATCGCATCATGGCCGGCCTTGAAGGAAAGGGTGATGGCCGAACCGTCGAGACGCCCCTGGAAGGCCTGACTGTCCATGTCTCCGGCGCCTTCATCCAGCGTGGAGGCCGTCATGTCGGCGACTCCCTCCTTGCCGTCAGGGTCGAGAGCCGCGCCGCCCCTGAAGGCAAAATGCAGGGAGATGATGGGGTTGGCGTGATCTTCGACCAGCCATGCCTCCAGCCCGCTCTTGGAAACAACCTTCTGAACGTCAACAGCCATGGCCGGGGGCGCCATTAAAAACAACGCGATGACGACTAACGCCGCCCTCATGGTTTGACTCCTTCCGGCAATAACAGGGCGGTCACCGAGTTTTCCTCTACCAGGACCGCCCGCGCGGCGGCGTTGATCTGTTCAACCGTTACCGCTTCAATGCGTTCCGGCCATGTTTCTATGTCTTCGATAGTTTGTCCGGCGCTGAGCGCGGAACCGAGGGCCTGCGCCCCGGTGCTGAGCGAATCTCTGGCGAAAACGGCATCGGCCTGCATACGGACCTTGGCCTGTTTCATTTCGGCTTCGGTCACTCCGCCGGCCAGCAATTCGGCGATTTTACTCTCCATGGCCGCTTCCAGCTTATCCATGGCGACGCCGGGCTGGGGACTGGCGTGAAAGGTAAAGTCGGTCGGCCCCAGGGAATTCGGGCTGTATGAGGCCCCGGCGGAAACCGCTAATTTTTCATTCACCACCAGCGTTTTGTAGAGACGGGTAGTGGCGCCGCCGCCGAGAATTTCGGAAAGCACATCAAGGGCATAAGCATGGACTGTCTCCCCGGCGACGTAGCCGGGGGCCAGGAAGGAGCGGCTCCAGGCCGGCTGGCGCACCCTGCCGTCCTTTACCGTCACTCGCCTGGCGGCCTTATGGGGAGGCTCCTGGGGGTGGATGCGCACGGCCTCATCAACGGCCGGAATTTTACCATAAGTCTCCTCCGCCAACGGACGCAACTGTTTTGCCGTGATGTCGCCGGCAATCACCAGGGTGGCGTTATTGGGCGCGTACCATTTTTTGTAAAAGGAACGCACGTCATCAAGGGCAAGGACGCTGATCTCCCGCTCCCAGCCGATGATAGGCCGTCGATAGGGATGATTGAGGTAAAGAGCGGCGTTGATATGTTCGCCGAGCGCTCCCGCCGGGTCGTTGTCGGTGCGCATGCGGCGCTCCTCAAGGATAACCAGCCGCTCGGTCTCCACCTGCTTTTGGGTGATTACCAGATTGGTCATGCGGTCGGCCTCCAGTTCCATGACCATCTTCAGCCGATCCGCCGCTATGTTCTGATAGTAGGCCGTAAAATCATGGGAGGTGAAGGCGTTTTCCTGGCCGCCGTTGCGCGCCAGAATTTTGGAGAATTCGCCGCTCGCCATTTTCTCGGTGCCTTTGAACATCAGGTGTTCCAGCAGATGAGCGATGCCCGACTTGCCCGGCGGCTCATCGGCGGCGCCGACCTTGTACCATACCATATGAGTGACTATGGGCGCCCGGTGGTTGGACACCACGACCACTTTCATGCCGTTGGCCAGGGGGAAGGTTTCGGGATTAAAGACTCCGGCGTTAGTCGGCGACGCCGGCAGAAGCAAGGCGAGACCGGCCAGCCACCGGAAAACTTTCACGAACTTCATGCGCGCTCCGCTGGTCAAAGATATTCTTGGCGTCTGTATATGGCGTCGGCGGATTATGGCGC from Rhodospirillales bacterium RIFCSPLOWO2_02_FULL_58_16 encodes the following:
- a CDS encoding zinc protease, whose amino-acid sequence is MRAALVVIALFLMAPPAMAVDVQKVVSKSGLEAWLVEDHANPIISLHFAFRGGAALDPDGKEGVADMTASTLDEGAGDMDSQAFQGRLDGSAITLSFKAGHDAITGRVETLTATRDQAFELLHLALTAPRFDQEPVSRIRDQILAALRVSMEDPSKIAGRKLMAVLFPGHPYGRPVEGTPESISAVTIEDIRAFAKGRLARDNLVIGAVGDITPDELSRIIESTFGGLPAKAAPWEIPQTRPASDGRTVVIAKPVPQSAVSFAQQGLKRNDADFYAAFIINHVLGGGGFGSRLFSEVRDKRGLAYSIHSYLYPLDAAALVSGSAGTANAAVAETLRLVREEWRKMAEQGISEKELADTKTYLTGSFPLRFSSSQHIASILVSMQLDSLGIDYLNKRNSYIEAVTLEDANRVARSLLKPETLTMVVVGEPKGLTDNK
- a CDS encoding zinc protease, with protein sequence MKFVKVFRWLAGLALLLPASPTNAGVFNPETFPLANGMKVVVVSNHRAPIVTHMVWYKVGAADEPPGKSGIAHLLEHLMFKGTEKMASGEFSKILARNGGQENAFTSHDFTAYYQNIAADRLKMVMELEADRMTNLVITQKQVETERLVILEERRMRTDNDPAGALGEHINAALYLNHPYRRPIIGWEREISVLALDDVRSFYKKWYAPNNATLVIAGDITAKQLRPLAEETYGKIPAVDEAVRIHPQEPPHKAARRVTVKDGRVRQPAWSRSFLAPGYVAGETVHAYALDVLSEILGGGATTRLYKTLVVNEKLAVSAGASYSPNSLGPTDFTFHASPQPGVAMDKLEAAMESKIAELLAGGVTEAEMKQAKVRMQADAVFARDSLSTGAQALGSALSAGQTIEDIETWPERIEAVTVEQINAAARAVLVEENSVTALLLPEGVKP